Part of the Lagenorhynchus albirostris chromosome 19, mLagAlb1.1, whole genome shotgun sequence genome, CCGATCCTTATCTACAGCCCTGTTTTCCACCCTGAAATTATAAGACCCCTTCCTATTGCCCAGGAATCAAGGCACAGTTTTGAGGGccttagcctgctgtggccccctttgcctggcaaagtaataaagctactCTTTTCTACTCCTCCAGGTTCTGTCTCTGTGTTTGCATTCGGCAGCAGTGAACAGAGGCCGGGTTTTTGGTGACATTTACAACCCTGATGAATCCATCTGAGGTCACTGTCTCCACTGCTTTTTGCATTAGTGGCACTTTTCAAAAGGCACCTAATTCCACAGTCCTAAGAGTTACTGTTCCCCCTGTAAGAATCACATTCCAGAGATTCTGCACATGACAGATCAGCCCTTTCCAACTGTATCCCAACACAGTAGTGAAAACCttagcaggggacttccctggcggtccagtggttaggactccgcgcttccactgcagggggcacgtgttcgatccctggtcagggaagtaagatcctgcatgccgcatggtgcaccaaaaaacacaaacaaacaaaaagcccttaGGATTTGCCCTGGGATAATATGCCAGGGTCTGTCTGTATGTTCCCCTCTGCTAGTATTGGGGTCCTCATTGGTGTCTGGCTGGTAAATGATCAATTCCAGAATCCCATCTTCACAGTTTTATTCCTAGGATGGCTTCTGGGGTTAAGTTTCTTGAGTTGGGTTTCTTAGAAACAGCTTGAAATGGGTGCTTTTGTATAAATGATTCAATGAATGAGTGTGCTCTGAAAAGGAGTGAGGCCAGCACAACCCGGCAGGGGTGAGTGGTGGGTCTTGGGGAAGAAGCCAAACACAGATGTGGTTTGTTCTCGTCCCCCAGAGAGCTTGACAACAAAGCACACCACGAATCTGCTCCTTTCCTAGCACAAGGTGTTAGTCTTTAATATTTATCTCTGCAAGTCATTTGCTGGGTGCCGTTTGTTTTTCGGAAAGCCTAATCTTCCAGGAAAGATGTCTCTCGTTTTGCTCAAAGCAATGTTGCAGATAAGAGGGCACCTGCAAGCCCTCAGCAGGCTCCCTCACAGCGGCTGGAGCATAAGTGAGTCGGTGTGGTGATCTGAACAAGGTATCCCCTACAGAAACGTACACGCTAAACTCTGAGTAGTTACTAATTATGAGATGCCAAAGATACAGAGGGAAGATATGATTGGGGGATGGCTACAGAAGAAGAGGTAAGTATATTAGTATATGTAATGTTCTGTGGTGGACTTTCATATACTCACCAATATGGGAAagtattcacttttattttttaacaggttAGAATTCATATGaggtttaaaatattgttttctttcttattctgtgTGTTTGAAATATTATATAACTTTTTGCAGCTGGCATGGCTTACAGTTAATAAGGAACatgattcttttgtgtgtgtgtgtgcatgtatgtgtgttccattaaaacttcatttatggcactgacatttaaattttatatgactTCTACCTATTATGAAATAGTATTCTTAGAACATGGTTATTTTCAATGAACCACATATTGAATTGTAGGATTAAAATTTGCTTCCTATGAGCGTGCTCGAACACAAGAACATCAGGAAATTCAGCATTTATATCTGATCCAGGAATATAAGGCCATTATTCCCATGGGAATAGGTCTTGAGTGAGCCCAGCCATCTTCTCCTGGTATATTTTATCAAAGGCTTCACTCTGGGCCACTGTAAAGTGACTTTTCCAGTCCCCAATGATTCCTgtcaaatatacaaaaaaataagtcCAGATCAGGTTTATAAATAAGGTCTCAAGACTTCACTTGAGTGTCTTCTGTGTTTGTCACCACTGCCAATCTGTCACGAACACTGAACTGGAAATTGCAAGGCAATATAACCAAGTGGTTAAAAATTTCTTGTCCAGAGTCCGACGGCCACTGGTTTTTGGTAGTATATTTGAGTCTCCAGTTTGCAATCTGTTTATATTGTGAGGTTTGAATAATCACAAAAGGCAACCACAACAGTAATAACACCTAACCTACATGAAGTAATTTctcatatgccaggcattgtgttaggATATTACATGTATACCTCATTTAACCAGCCACACATTTCTTTAGGACAGTGGAGGTTCTTTTCTCCCATGCTGCTCTTACCCTTGGTCGTGTAGGTAGATATGGTGTACTTGTGATTGATTGCTACCCCCAAATCatgccttctctttcctttctttttattttttatttttatatgtggaccattttttaaaagtctttattgaatttgttacaatattacttctgttttacgttttggttttttggccacgaggcatgtgggatcttagatccccagccagggatcgaacctgcaccccctacattggaaggcgaagtcttacccactggaccgccagggaagtccctttccttttatttttaactctccaCCCTTGAATATCACCGCAAACAGCACTACCCAGTGTTCTGTACCTTGCAGTTTTTTCTACCTCGAATGCTCTTCCCTTGGGTAACCGAGCAAACAGTCACATGTCATCTTTTCCTTGAGgtctccccagccccactcttGTACACTGCAGGTTGAAAACGGAAACTACCCACTACATGCCGTCAACACCCTCATTCCTTCTGTGTAGTGAACATCTTTGGTCTTTAGTAATAGGGTCTCAACAGAAGGCTTGGCCTGGAGCTAAGTCACATGTCTTTcccctcatttttctttccccagGGTTTCCATTTGCCAGCTCCTTTTGGTGGAATAGATATTCCCATTGTCAATACTTGTAAAGGGAGGGTCACTCCATGGGGCGAGGGACCACACCAGTGTTGTGAGCGGGAACTCTAACAAGAAAATGTGAGGGTGCTCTACACAACAACCAACACCTAGGACATGAGTGGGGACAGGGAAATACATTATTCATAGGCAGTGCTTCATCTTCACAAGTTTTCTTTAGGACCTTATAAATATCCCAAATCATTCCTTAAACTCTCCAAGTCAGGTGCCACTTTTGTGATTTTATAGACTCAAATATTTTCCTCGCCCCATATCTTAGTTTATCCACAGAAGCAGAGGAAttctctgtccatttcttccaggtcctaaaattagaaatgctcaggcataaaaaaagaatgaaattctgccacttgcaacaacatggatggacttggaggtattatgctcagtgaaataagtcagacagagaaagacaaacactatattttatcacttatgtgtggaatctaaaaaataatacaaatgaatggatgtaacaaaacagaaacagactcacagatatagagaacaaactagtggttaccagtggagagaggaaaggggggaggggcaagataagagtaggggattaagaggtacaaactactatgtataaaataaataagcaacaaggatatattgtacagaacagggaatgtagccattgttttgtaataatgTTAAAtgcagtataatctataaaaatactgactcATTATGCTGCACCTGCAACTAATCACCtgcaactaatataatattgtaaatcaaatatacttcagttttaaaaaatgctctctTACCTTTTCTCATGAAACCTTTGCTTTGATCCATAAAGATATCAGGTGATTGGGAATAATTGCTATTGTATTATCTCTCATGGTCTTGAAGGATGCATTCTTGAGGACTGCATTCAGTTCTTCTGGGCTTAGCTTCTTGCCCAAGAAGTGGCTGAGCGTCTCTACACTAGCTTGTATGTCCTAGGATGAGAACCACAGAGAgtggaaagaaaatgacaatCGGGAAAAAGAGAGCAAACAGAGACAGCAGAGAGTGATGAccaggaggagacagaaaataagcgAAAGCAGGAAGAGGATGAGCTCGTCATGCTCGTCTGGAAATGTGCAGTCCAAGTGTGGGACAGAGGAGTGTTTATAAGAGAcagtctatttattttttactttacttttatttttttatttatttatttacttacttatttatttatttttggctgcgttgagtcttcgttgctgcgcgcaggcttctcattgcagtagcctCTCTTTGCtgtggagaacgggctctaggctcatgggcttcagtagttgtggctcagggaagtcctgagacagTCTATTTAAAGTTACGTTggccacgggcttccctggtggtgcagtggttaagaatccgcctgccaatgcaggggacacaggttcaagccctgctccgggaagatcccacatgccgcggagcaactaagcctgtgagccacagctactgagcctgcgctctagagcccgcgaaccacgaCTACTgcgcccatgtgccacagctactgaagcctgcgtgcctagagcccatgctctacaacaggagaagccactgcaacgagacgcacatgcaccacaatgcagagtagcccctgctcaccgcaacgagagaaagcccacacgcagcaacgaagagccaatgcagccaaaatgaaattaattaaaaaaaaatttacgtCGGCCACTTTCTCTGGAGGTCAGCCAATGCTTCCTATGAATACTGACATATTCAATTCCTATCAGTCGGTCTGGGAATATGTAAATACTTTTGCCTCTATCCTGACCCTGCCAAGCCCCATCTGCCTTCCATACCCACCGGACACTGCCCCTGGGTTCCCAGATTGCTTCAGATTTTTGCCATGAAATCGCTGATAGCCCTCAGTATGTTACTAAACTCTTTGTCAGTGCCTGTATTAAAtgttgtaaaaagaaataaatgagaaaattgaagaaagaatGTGTACAACCTAAggaggtcaaagaagaaatgaccCCTCTTGATTTCCTCCCAGGGATTAGATCCGATTGAAAGGGTAgaatagaaatattaaagaatggatgagagagtggcatggacttatatacactaccaaatgtaaaatagatagctagtgggaagcagccgcatagcacagggagatcagctcggtgctttgtgtccacctagaggggtggaatagggagggtgggagggagacgcaagagggaggagatatggggatatatgtatatgaatagctgattcactttgttatacagcagaaactaacacactattgtaaagcaattatactccaataaagatgttaaaaaattaattaaattaaattgaacgAATGGATGGAAGATAGACAGCCATGAGATGGAGCTAGAGAGAATGGTTACCTGTTGCAGCTCCTCATACGATATCACCAGgaaattctcttttcctttcatctGCAGCCAGTTGTGAACATGGTCAAACCACGATCAATACAGCACTGCAAGAGAAGCGGAGAGAGAAGTACCTGGTTCACTCTCGTGGACCCCACCGCCCCGGGAATGCTGCCCGCTTGATGCACACCCTATGTGTCTGATGAGCAAGTGAGCAAAGCGGGAGGAATCCTTGTCCTTTCCTTTTCGTTGACGTGAGAAATAGAATTTCTGCCTTTACTGCCTGGATGGCCACCAGGTGGTGCcatatacaatgcagtatttaAGATGgtcatctagggcttccctggtggcgcagtggttgagagtccgcctgctaatgcagggtatacgagttcgtgccccggttcgggaaaatcccacatgccgtagagcggctgggcccgtgagctatggctgctgagcctgtgcgtccggagcctgtgctctgtaacgggagaaaccacaacagtaagaggcccccataccgcaaaaaaacaaaaaacaaaaaaaaaagatgggcatCTATTTAATaatgggtaaccaacaaggacccagtatagcacagagaatgctgctcaatattatgcaacaacctaaatggaa contains:
- the LOC132510191 gene encoding LOW QUALITY PROTEIN: sulfotransferase 2A1-like (The sequence of the model RefSeq protein was modified relative to this genomic sequence to represent the inferred CDS: inserted 1 base in 1 codon; substituted 1 base at 1 genomic stop codon) codes for the protein MVEPPTADPEASERARPPSRKDLCIYVMRNPRDVITSSYHFWKIVKIIREPESFEEYSERFLQGNVLYXSWFDHVHNWLQMKGKENFLVISYEELQQDIQASVETLSHFLGKKLSPEELNAVLKNASFKTMRDNTXSNYSQSPDIFMDQSKGFMRKGIIGDWKSHFTVAQSEAFDKIYQEKMAGLTQDLFPWE